A single genomic interval of Panthera uncia isolate 11264 chromosome A1 unlocalized genomic scaffold, Puncia_PCG_1.0 HiC_scaffold_17, whole genome shotgun sequence harbors:
- the MCIDAS gene encoding multicilin gives MQSCGGAAAGRRAFDSICPNRMLELRGRPFSKPGKLEKKFGPPRKFLPGCSGGSPVSVYEDRRDAELSALPALTTIDLQDLADCSSLLGSDAPPSGDLAALQNQSLQTAADFDLQDFRDTVDDLIADSSSLMSPPLTGGDFPFTPGNVLPFGPCLSPPLDPRALQSPPLPPPDVPRPEQYWKEVADQNQRALGDALVENNQLHVTLTQKQEEIASLKERNVQLKELASRTRHLASVLDKLMITQSRDCGSTAEPFLLKATAKRSLEELFSAAGQDCAEVDAILREISERCDEALQSRDPKRLRLQPDPASRDDMPGNLHGTFRGLRTECSRSALNLSRSELEEGGSFSTPIRSHSTIRTLAFPQGNAFTIRTANGGYKFRWVPS, from the exons ATGCAGTCGTGCGGGGGCGCCGCGGCGGGACGCCGAGCCTTCGACAGCATCTGCCCCAACAGGATGTTGGAGCTGCGGGGCCGGCCTTTCAGCAAGCCCGGGAAGCTGGAGAAGAAG TTCGGCCCTCCGCGGAAGTTCTTGCCTGGTTGCAGCGGCGGCAGCCCAGTGTCGGTCTACGAAGATCGGCGGGACGCGGAGCTCTCTGCGCTGCCAG CGCTCACCACCATAGACCTGCAGGACCTCGCCGACTGCTCCTCGCTACTCGGGTCCGACGCGCCGCCTAGTGGTGACTTGGCTGCATTGCAG AACCAGTCCCTGCAAACTGCTGCGGACTTTGATCTGCAGGATTTCAGAGACACAGTGGATGATCTCATTGCAG ACTCATCCTCTTTGATGTCGCCTCCTCTGACCGGCGGAGACTTTCCCTTCACTCCTGGCAACGTATTGCCATTTGGGCCCTGTCTCTCTCCGCCGCTGGACCCAAGGGCACTGCAGTCACCGCCGCTGCCCCCTCCAGACGTGCCCCGGCCGGAGCAGTACTGGAAGGAAGTGGCCGACCAGAACCAGAGGGCATTGGGGGACGCGCTCGTTGAGAATAACCAA CTGCACGTGACGCTGACCCAGAAGCAGGAGGAGATCGCCTCGCTCAAAGAGCGGAACGTGCAATTGAAGGAACTTGCCAGCCGGACCCGGCACCTGGCCTCGGTGCTGGAT AAGCTGATGATCACGCAGTCCCGGGATTGCGGGTCGACAGCCGAACCCTTCCTGCTCAAGGCGACAGCCAAAAGGAGCCTGGAGGAGTTGTTCAGTGCTGCGGGGCAGGATTGCGCGGAAGTGGACGCCATCCTGAGGGAGATTTCCGAGCGCTGCGATGAAGCGCTGCAGAGCCGCGACCCCAAGCGGCTCCGGCTACAGCCGGATCCCGCGAGTAGGGATGACATGCCAGGGAACCTCCACGGCACCTTCCGGGGGCTGCGCACAGAGTGCAGCCGGAGCGCGCTAAACCTGAGCCGCAGTGAGCTAGAAGAGGGTGGCTCCTTCAGCACCCCCATCCGCAGCCATAGCACCATCCGCACCCTCGCTTTCCCCCAGGGCAATGCCTTCACCATTCGGACCGCCAACGGGGGATACAAATTCCGCTGGGTCCCCAGTTGA